The genomic region TTTTCTTTTGGCAAATTAAGTTTTATTGTTCACGTTTTTCTGAATGATGGTCTCTTCCTATTCCTCTGTGACGCGCATGTGTACCCGTGCTTGTTTGTCTTTAAGAAGGCGCAtttgcgtctgtgcgtgcggctGGTGATGCAGCATACAGGGAGGCGTTTGTGgtttctctgtttctctcttcctctctgcctcctACTTTTCCACTTTCAGaccttcccccttccttccccttcccccgctgtcttcctcctccctccctccccctccttttgcGTGTAAATGCCTGCATTTTGATTGCTCGTATGCTTTTTTgtcttttgttgttgttgttgttgcatTTCTCCATCGGCGTTCGGCCTTTATGAATTAGACTTGCGTCGCGCACGAGTGCAttcgctctctttcgctttctccACGAGAGCATTACCCACGCGGGCTCAAAGGCGACAAACAGCACACAAGCGAGCGAGAGATCAACTAACATAAGAAAAGAACCGCACCCGCAAGCCATCGAACACACGGGGCCGTGTGCATTTTattcttctctctgcgcttcGCGTGCTCCTGCATtggctttccttttccctaTTAGCGTATCTTCCTACACCTCTCTACGCAGGTGAGATTTCTATTTCGCGTTATATTATGTCTCCAATGAAACCGAGCGCTTTGCTCGCACactttctgtttttttttttttttttctctctctctctctgccgtCTTCAGGTTCTTCACGCCTTGCTACTCTTAACTATGGGGTAGGAGTGCCTCTGTGCTTGTCCATATTCGTGGATTGCacttattttttttttttgttctacGCGATGCAGACGTGATCTGCACAGCGCTTGCTTTCTTTGCTTAGATGTGCGCACGTGAGTGCCGTGTACTAGTGTTTTTCTCCGTGTTCTCTTGCACACCACTGGCGTGTTGATTTGTGATGTTCACTTTatcttcccccctcttgtCTTTGCTCGTGCGCTTGCtcgccgccagcgctgctaatctcccccttttcatcTTCTgtgccttcccccctctcgtaGAGACTAGGTGTTGCATTCGCctctgttgctctctctATCTTTTGATTCCACCCTTTGGGCTTCTTGTTCTCCTCATCTCAACGCATTCACCGTACACTTCTCTATTCCACCCCCCatcctctctccgcctcttctttctacatgtgtgtgtgtgtgtgggggggatgTAGTGGGGACTGGATAGCACTGTGTCTGTGCAgtgtctctttctccctcgcACACGAGCCTTTCCCGATCTCTAtcttctgcgcgtgtgtcgcGTGCAGACACCCAAGCACCGACACAGAAAGCAGTAGATTGCAagttctcccttttctcgcCAcgtgtcttctctttttttttttcgctgttgTTGTCTGTGGCTTTTACTCGaccccgtctctctctctctttgcctttcacaaggagaggcagagggtgTCTTTGTCTCCAACGACTTTGCATCTTTGTTCATTTTTTCACCGATTCTCTGGTCTCTCTTGTCCCTCTTGTGTCGCTCCccaccttctcttctgcccGTCGAGgatttttctctctctgttcggTGTGCGCGTTGAGAGTATCCTCTGCCGGATAGGAGGGTGAGAAGACAACTTCTGCTGTTTGTCCAAAAGTGAAGGGCAGGCGCAAggcgttgtgtgtgtggtgtgtgcgaATGTGCCTGAAAATGTGCCGCCTCAACTTGTGAGGAAAAGCGCAGCCTCACTTTGGCCCGTCTTCACATTTGCGTGTTGCGCCTCACACCTTTGTTGGTTTGAGGGCGCTGAAtgaagaacaacaacagcaccCGCACACAACATCAACCTCGACAAAACTGTGGACGAAATTGTCTCCCATCCTTTAATCTCTCGTTTGACAGCCTTCGCGTGtgcttccttttttcttcttcctccgtTTCACCTCTGGCAATAGTGTGTATTCGgtagggagaggaggggaagagaaggcggtAACAAAAATGTCGAATGCCTCAGGAGTCGAAAGCCCCATACAAGATGCGCACAAAAAAAGGAAGGATAAAAGAATCAGCAATACACCACACAAAAAGGATGACAGTGCGACAGTAAGGAAGATAAAGTGAGctaagggggtgggggatgcatgcgtgtgtgtgcttgtacATGGAGAGCGTCGAGCTGTGCTACGTGTTTAGGACTCTCGTATACTAagctcttctttccttttcaccGCATGTGCGTGTCGCTGACAAGTGTTCTGTTTGTGAGctcgcctgtgtgtgtgtgtgtgtcttcgcGTCTGGGTAGACGTGTGTGCTGTTCTCGGGGGACTctgttattttttttttcggctcctttgcttttttgttttgctttttgAGCAAATGCACTGCAGCGGATGACAGTGCTGGGAGAgcccccctctttttgtttctcctcaTTTTCAGCTTCTTCATTctatgtatgtatgtatgtacatgtgtgtgtgtgtgttcgcgtGCTTATGCTTGTCGCGATGGctttcttcgccttctcccccccttttcccctcacTATTGCAAATGCCTTTCTTTGCTCTCCATCTGTACTTCGGTAGCAGTGTTTTCCTTCACGCAgacaacacagagagaaataCCCGCCCGAGCGATGTCGCACAGCCAGTCAGAATCCGAAAGCACGCGCGTAAGTGGAAAGCCTTTTGGCAACGTTGATGAGATCATGCACACTTTAGTAAGGGCTCACGCTTACTAGGAGAGAGCTGCTAGGCCGATAAGAATGGAAAAAGAGCGGTACAGCGAAAATGCACTGCTACTCTTTTTTACGAGCTTTTTCCACGGGTGTGAGATCAACAGCAGGCCACAGTAACTCAGGCACTTGTGCGCGTAGAGCGCGCGAGGATGTATTGTCTcggtccctctctcttttatgATAGAGCCATGTTTGTATGCGGGCGACTGATCCTGCAATACACTGTTGTCATTGTCCGCCATCCGCACCTTTCTTTTTCCATCACCCCCTCTCACCTTTCCTACCCAGCCTCTGATGGCCCATCgttgctctcttttcccgcgatgcacacccacccaccccctctacccccacacccacacagacgtACCGTACGCAAAATCCCCCCTCTAGCACCCGCCATTGACTTCCTTAGAATGGCTACACGTCTCTTCGCGTCACCATTGCCCACTACAGTATAGGCGTACCCAAGAACAATGAGTGCTGGCGAATCTCGCTTCTCTtatctcccctctcttcttcgaACCCGTAGTTGGTGAGTGCGATCAATGCCCGTCTGGGAAGCGTCAAAGGCGCTCGGCTCGCCAGAATGGTGTCCAAAGGGCTGATTTGTCACTCTTTGATTCCGGCGCAGTGCATGCATCAGCTGCCTTCTCGTCTTTGTACTCTCCCTCCTTGTATTTCAATCGCGTAGTTTGCTGCATTTTGTGTGTATActctgccttctccttcttctccctcattGCCGAAATGTTTTGCCCTCCTGTAGAGGGTCTCTGCTATTTCTTTCAGGCGTCTTCCGACTGCGACGTACGGGTACCATATGTGTGGGGTGTGATAGTTTTCTCTCATGTTGGGTGCGATGTGAACTGGCTTTAATTCCTTGTCTGTGAGTTCGAGTCcactccccttccccaaCCAGACTACTCCACGTTATATGAGCCCCACCGGGGTGGGGACGCGATGGACAAGGGAAGAGATAAACTCCCCACCTTCGTAGAAATCACCGAAACGGCTAGCAGCAATTCAGCACGGACAGGCCACAGAAGTTTCGTTTTGCTACTCTGCGACGTTCAGCACGTCTATGGCGTCATCTACAGCAGGctcaacaacaacagcaacgacgcTGACCGATACGAAGGGGGAGCCCTTTTAGCTGGATAGATGATCTGCGTCTCCTTCTTaccccaccacctccttttcctccccctctttctctctctctctctctgatgcTACACTATCGAGACCAGAAAATacgcttcttttctctgcttccttcgctctctcttttttttattttaACTATTGGCATTCACGTCACACACgacacacacccccacacccacacacacagagggaacCGAAAGGAGGACGACGAAGACAATAACATCAAAACAGGAGCACCCACGCGCTCATCCGCCGATCAAGGACGTCtcagaggaaaaagaaaaaaactgAAAGGGACTACACGCCTCCTTCTCCATTTCTTTCcttctgccccccctcctgtttcttctcccctctaGAAGTCATATCTATATATATCTATATctatttttttcttctttgttcTGTCTATTCCCGCACACTCTTTGTCCCTCTCGACTTCCCCGCAATATCAGACATACTCCTCAGACAGACTACATACATATATTCATTACTGTGTGCATCTCTGTCTTTCCCGCTTTCAAATTCTTCACTTATTTGCCTTTCTTCAGTCTtattcgctctctcttccctttcccttttggGGCTCTTTCGTGTTTGCTACTCTCTGTGCTAAGCACTGcagcgaagaaaaacaaagaagtagcagcagcaggaaaagaaaagagcgacgCCAAACACGAACGCCAAAGATAAAGAACAGGAAAAatcacacacgtacgcacaccAGCAGACTCACGCAGGCAGACCCGGCACGTGTGTTACcgctccctctttttgttttcactTCCTCTTGTCTCACCGCTTTGCCCGAGGACGCGTTTCTATTCTTTCACAAGGTactcccctttccctgttgttctttctttttctgtgcGTGCTTTGTATTCAAGTGTGGAGGAAATTGAGGGAGAGACTTGTGCACGAGCACAAACACCCTATTTCCATTCTCATTTATTTCTCCtgcgtttcttttctgttcaCTTTTGTGCTGTGTTGTTGGCGTCTCTCACTGCTGTCTTCGACTCCTATGCTGCTTGTGTGTTTGTTCACCCTTTTTTGTTCTGCTTGTTCTATCCCCACTACTGTCTTCCTTTCGTCTCCTTCCCGTTGTACTGCGTGTGGCGTATAAACAAATTCATGCAGCGTATCCTTTGTTTACTATTATTCTAATCCTTGTCCTTGTCCTTGTCGTTGTCTTAGTATTGTTCTCTTCTGCCCGTtgtgattttttttttgggcgGGCCTTTTATCCCCTTTctactcttttttttctttgcttaAGTGctacccccctccttccctccctccctctctgagTGTTTAGTGTCCTCGTTGTGTTAGTTATACCTATCGTATCGTCCTTGTCGTTGTTagtgcgttttttttctcgtctgTGTTGGTCTTTCAAAGTACAGAGGAAAAgaacccccctcccccctcccccctccccccacacacactctcgaGAAAAGCACGGCCGAAGCACAGAAAAGAACGAGTGATTCGCAAAGCAAAAGTGTCGGATCCCCCTACCCCATATGACATGAGGAAACAAATTAATTTCCCCACAGCACACATTGCAGGTTTATTATTGTGACGTTAACATCGCGTTCAGCACCCGGACATAGCGATTCTCATCCTCGTCATCGAGAGCTtcgtcccccccctccccccattctTCCCTCTCGTGTGCTTCTGTTTGATCGCCAAGAGACACACAAACCACCACTACAACGAAGGCATCTGTTTTCAGAAATTTTGTTATTTCTTCTACTCCTGACGTacccttcttcccctctctctctttctctctgcagtggtgtgcatatatatatgtgtgtgtctgcgtacCCCCTTTTGCACTAATCtcatctctttttctcttgtaCACCCTTTAACGCTTCTGcgtctgttttttttttttttttgcagcCCTCGTGTCGACTCGTGATTTtcttttgcctctctctctttctctcatcctctctctccttccgtGTTGCCACCTGTGTGCActcaccttctccacctACGCTAGCGTGCCTcagtgtgcctgtgcgtacTCCCTCCATTACTCCCCGCTCgagtgtgcatgtgtgtgttctccccctcctccgtgcTTCACGTGCTCCTCGTCTGTCTTTTATTTATGTTTTACTTCCGTTGATACCGACCTCTTTCCACCCATTCACCccgcctctttcttctcgcttttGCTCTTTTTCAGTGCCACTCGTTTGCTGCGCCTAtattttttcttttattGTCGCGCCTCTCTTGTTTCCCGCCCTCccccatttctctctctttctctatCTCGTAGTCTGTGTAATCAGTTAttctttgcccccccccccccccccctcctcctcctccaccaccagcTGCTCCTTTGTTTTCGGTTCGCTTCTCGGATTTCTACTCCCGTCTTGTGTCCGTGGCTGTGAAttcttcattttttttttcctcatTTTCCTTTACGTGTGTTTTGTTGTCTGTGCCTTTCCCCCCTCGTTTTCTCTCGCCTTTGGGCCCACTCACAACAACAGTGCGAAATTTCAGAGTTCCTTCGTTTTCCTACTCGTGCATTTGTACGTCGGCGGTAGGGGACTATCTCTTCTCTGCGCTTGGCTGAGACGTCTTTGCTGCAGGGGggcttttcttttcgttcaATCACTTACTAATTGTGTCGACGCATCTTCTTAGTTTATCTTCAGTTTtttcctcacctctctgcgctcctccccccccctcctcctcccggCTCTCGCTGCTCTACAGAATGATGGCGCGCCTCCACTCTTCTTGCATCTCAGTGCCGACGCATAGTACCACTCACCATCGTGCTGCATcccctgcagcgctgctgccatccGCCTCCATTCTGTCGCCACctgcgagagaggagaatgCTACTGGTGTTGCGGACTCCCACGCTGATGAAGGATGCAGCAACGACACTACGACTCCACAGATGGTGAATGCGGTGAGCCCATTCGTAAGAAGTGACAAGATGAAGAAGATTGCCTCGGACACCAGCAGCTCCACTGGCTCCAATCACTCCCACCCCCGCACTACCGTACAGAGGAACCGAGCACCCACGATGAACACACGTCCACGCCCTGGGGCAGTGGCACCTAGGAAAGGCCGCAGCACACGGGCtaccactgccgctgccgcacagATCACTGCTTCCGAAGAGAACAATCTGCACAACAGCAACCTTTTTATTTGCAACCTGGACACGAAGGTGAGCCAGGTGGAGCTCGAGACGGCGTTTGCCGAGCATGGCACGATCTTGAGCTCCGCCGTGATGCGTGACATCCACACAGGAGAAAGCCTCGGCACCGCATTTGTGCGTATGAGCTCGCACGATGAGGCCCGACGCACGATGAAGGCGATGAACGGTGTTCACGTCGGCTCACGTTCCATTTCTGTTCAATGGGCGAGGCGCAGTGAGGGCGCGCCGGTTGGCGAAGCGCGCAAGAAGATTATGAAGCTGTTTGTGCGCAACATCCCGCTGGACTGCACGAAGGTCGATTTGGAAGAGCTGTTTGGGGTGTACGGCGGTGTGCGCCAGGTGACGCTGCACAAGGATACGTCACCGGTGCAGGATGAGACGATGATGCGACTAATCGCGTTTGTGATTTACACCGAGGAGGGCGCGGCGGAGCGGGCGGCGCGGGAGGTGCACAACACGAAGCCGTTCGCGTCGTGCCATGGCATCCCCATCATGGTGAAGCTAGCAGAGGATCTGGTGAAGCACTACCGCGAGCACAACCaccaacaccagcagcagcagagcgagTTGAACCATACCGTTTCGTCTGCCAAGCGACGACTtcggggcagc from Leishmania braziliensis MHOM/BR/75/M2904 complete genome, chromosome 29 harbors:
- a CDS encoding putative RNA binding protein; translated protein: MARLHSSCISVPTHSTTHHRAASPAALLPSASILSPPAREENATGVADSHADEGCSNDTTTPQMVNAVSPFVRSDKMKKIASDTSSSTGSNHSHPRTTVQRNRAPTMNTRPRPGAVAPRKGRSTRATTAAAAQITASEENNLHNSNLFICNLDTKVSQVELETAFAEHGTILSSAVMRDIHTGESLGTAFVRMSSHDEARRTMKAMNGVHVGSRSISVQWARRSEGAPVGEARKKIMKLFVRNIPLDCTKVDLEELFGVYGGVRQVTLHKDTSPVQDETMMRLIAFVIYTEEGAAERAAREVHNTKPFASCHGIPIMVKLAEDLVKHYREHNHQHQQQQSELNHTVSSAKRRLRGSSRPRNTRARTTSESPGPKQIIRSGNTCISPSSRVFQSCGTDASMTDMCMTEEVSLFRNYAKLTPPQCNVPPVKAPLPPQHTISCVRAMPAPAAASVLPLNLLQFPATTPFLIGGSMPVVGTLECEGATAAPIVEDSQWPSFIDFSGRQAQGSFFSSGSALQVSQLAPPKEQQFRQLQVPQFSQIPITAPVVPRFYHLLVDHTMPELPYAGAAAAIPTRHPTTLPTLGHFMKISKATVSSGPGEVCALQVVEATSTTPPASLHSGQSVAMASPKSPQTYRHNPYINCSFIRVG